In a single window of the Stigmatopora nigra isolate UIUO_SnigA chromosome 7, RoL_Snig_1.1, whole genome shotgun sequence genome:
- the LOC144198905 gene encoding uncharacterized protein LOC144198905 isoform X5, translating into MQKKTPPPPKLILCQASFLLTFVPLEMNEMDTEEKPEPEQSPAGDVQFSFGSGEEEETAAEATRVTRAPAKRRHKCSLCERDFSCPSRLSDHVAAHFGEKPHACPLCGKRFSKKINVKVHQRVHTGEKPYACQDCDARYAQLGCLRRHRLRHAPNRQHVCEQCGRSFLQRRYLLQHQRIHTGERPYACPLCPKRFASTAGRSEHQRTHTGDAYTCPVCRKAFTTPSAFRDHATLHTGRKPHPCSVCGKSFNRPGLLRKHLQKHLERDAEADEERDGEEDGTTTSSSSGKKTAAKRKVHECERCGRVFSRPYKLKEHLEVHAATRLHGCSMCGKSFANATNLKAHQKIHTAQRPHRCHVCDKCFLRPYELRKHVKTHERQSLLDLPAPSPVREEVPEDRHPATGEDDAGGSEPAGRDDAVNGLINSDGEEEDWVPILIEADGAEAAAAPTTATTTAAQPTPPPTAEDKRGPHACPVCGRDCFKASALQKHLRIHSGERPFRCATCQKSFTQQVHLKEHRRIHTGEKPYTCPLCARTFTFSSALRRHVRLHGDERPFACEVCGKTFKQATSLKSHMLVHSDVRHHCPVCHKAFTRPLELSYHVNVHDASRPYFCRLCRKNLSGVRAFRKHLLRHQAWDAAKERDAAKERDAAKEREAAKEREAARPPGEMALRPPAQPSETAAPL; encoded by the exons atgcagaaaaaaacaccaccacCCCCAAAGCTTATTCTTTGTCAAGCTTCATTTTTGCTAACCTTTGT ACCGCTGGAGATGAACGAAATGGACACGGAAGAAAAGCCCGAGCCCGAACAGTCCCCGGCCGGAG acgtccaattttcTTTTGGGTCaggcgaggaggaggagacggCGGCGGAGGCCACGCGGGTCACCCGGGCGCCCGCCAAGCGTCGGCACAAATGCTCGCTGTGCGAGCGCGACTTCTCGTGCCCGTCGCGGCTGTCGGACCACGTGGCGGCGCACTTTGGCGAGAAGCCGCACGCCTGCCCGCTGTGCGGCAAGCGCTTCAGCAAGAAGATCAACGTCAAGGTGCACCAGCGCGTGCACACGGGCGAGAAGCCCTACGCCTGCCAGGACTGCGACGCCCGCTACGCCCAGCTGGGCTGCCTGCGGCGCCACCGCTTGCGCCACGCCCCCAACCGCCAGCACGTGTGCGAGCAGTGTGGGCGTTCCTTCCTGCAGCGACGTTACCTGTTGCAG CACCAACGCATCCACACGGGCGAGCGGCCTTACGCCTGCCCCCTGTGCCCCAAGCGCTTCGCCTCCACGGCGGGGCGCTCGGAGCACCAGCGCACGCACACGGGCGACGCCTACACCTGCCCGGTGTGCCGCAAGGCCTTCACCACGCCGTCGGCCTTCCGCGACCACGCCACGCTGCACACGGGCCGCAAGCCGCACCCGTGCTCCGTCTGCGGCAAGAGTTTCAACCGGCCGGGCCTTCTCCGCAAGCACCTGCAGAAACACCTGGAGCGGGACGCCGAGGCG GACGAGGAGCGGGACGGCGAGGAAGACGGGACGACGACGTCGTCGTCGTCAG GCAAGAAGACGGCGGCCAAGAGGAAGGTGCACGAGTGCGAGCGCTGCGGCCGCGTCTTCTCCAGGCCGTACAAGCTGAAGGAGCACCTGGAGGTGCACGCCGCCACGCGCCTCCACGGCTGCTCCATGTGCGGCAAGAGCTTCGCCAACGCCACCAACCTGAAGGCCCACCAGAAGATCCACACGGCGCAGCGCCCCCACCGCTGCCACGTGTGCGACAAGTGCTTCCTGCGCCCTTACGAGCTGCGCAAGCACGTCAAGACGCACGAGCGCCAGAGCCTGCTGGACCTGCCCGCCCCCAGC CCCGTTCGGGAGGAAGTCCCCGAAGACCGGCACCCGGCGACCGGTGAAGACGACGCGGGGGGAAGCGAGCCGGCCGGTCGGGACGACGCCGTCAACGGCCTCATCAACTCCGACGGCGAAGAAGAGGACTGGGTCCCCATCCTGATAG AGGCGGACGGCgcagaggcggcggcggcgcccacCACGGCGACCACCACGGCGGCGCAACCGACGCCACCCCCCACGGCGGAAGACAAACGCGGACCTCACGCCTGCCCCGTGTGCGGGCGCGACTGCTTCAAGGCCTCGGCCCTGCAGAAACACCTGCGCATCCACTCGGGCGAGCGTCCCTTCCGCTGCGCCACCTGCCAGAAGAGCTTCACGCAGCAGGTCCACCTGAAGGAGCACCGGCGCATCCACACGGGCGAGAAGCCCTACACCTGCCCGCTGTGCGCCAGGACCTTCACCTTCTCCAGCGCCCTGCGGCGCCACGTGCGCCTGCACGGCGACGAGCGCCCCTTTGCCTGCGAGGTGTGCGGCAAGACCTTCAAGCAGGCCACCTCGCTGAAGAGCCACATGCTGGTGCACTCGGACGTGCGCCACCACTGCCCCGTCTGCCACAAGGCCTTCACGCGCCCGCTGGAGCTCAGCTACCACGTCAACGTGCACGACGCCAGCCGCCCGTACTTTTGCCGCCTGTGCCGCAAGAACCTGAGCGGGGTGCGGGCCTTCCGCAAGCACCTCCTGCGCCACCAGGCCTGGGACGCCGCCAAAGAGCGGGACGCCGCCAAAGAGCGGGACGCCGCCAAAGAACGGGAGGCGGCCAAAGAGCGGGAGGCCGCCCGTCCACCCGGGGAGATGGCGCTCCGGCCACCGGCCCAACCGTCGGAGACGGCGGCGCCTCTTTGA